The following proteins are encoded in a genomic region of Longimicrobiales bacterium:
- the groES gene encoding co-chaperone GroES, protein MATAAATQIQPLADRVVVKALEETEQMRGGLYIPDTAKEKPQQGEVVAVGPGKVGDDGKRIDPEVKVGDRVLYGKYSGTEVTVGDEQYLILRESDVLAVIK, encoded by the coding sequence ATGGCCACTGCAGCTGCGACGCAGATCCAGCCGCTGGCGGACCGCGTGGTCGTCAAGGCGCTGGAGGAGACCGAGCAGATGCGCGGCGGTCTCTACATCCCGGACACCGCGAAGGAGAAGCCCCAGCAGGGCGAGGTGGTGGCGGTCGGCCCCGGCAAGGTGGGCGACGACGGCAAGCGGATCGATCCGGAAGTGAAGGTCGGCGACAGGGTGCTGTACGGGAAGTACAGCGGCACAGAGGTGACGGTCGGGGACGAGCAGTACCTGATCCTGCGCGAGTCGGACGTACTCGCGGTCATCAAGTAA